The following coding sequences are from one Geothrix sp. window:
- a CDS encoding SDR family NAD(P)-dependent oxidoreductase, whose amino-acid sequence MDIKGSVALVTGGGNGIGEAVVKHLARQGAKVAVVDMAQKNIDRVVKDIKELGGEAIGIQANVTSEADTARYIKGTIEAFGKLNIAVSCAGIIRDGTMLSLDKETGQVSKKLDLAKWQAVIDTNLTGTFLTMRDAAEAMVNGGWEGLLVPISSVNKVGQVGQINYSSAKVADALMPKIIVGEFLMRGIRNIRCVAIAPGYTATPMLTGMNQDALKAILEDVHLGRLVAPEEIASLIAYCVENQALNATTIEITGGLCYPKGIAK is encoded by the coding sequence ATGGACATCAAAGGCAGCGTGGCCCTCGTGACGGGCGGCGGCAACGGCATCGGCGAGGCAGTGGTGAAGCACCTCGCCAGGCAGGGCGCCAAGGTCGCCGTGGTCGACATGGCCCAGAAGAACATCGACCGCGTGGTCAAGGACATCAAGGAGCTGGGCGGCGAGGCCATCGGCATCCAGGCCAACGTGACCAGCGAGGCCGATACCGCCCGCTACATCAAGGGCACGATCGAGGCCTTCGGGAAGCTCAACATCGCCGTGTCCTGCGCGGGCATCATCCGGGACGGGACGATGCTCAGCCTGGACAAGGAGACCGGGCAGGTCTCCAAGAAGCTGGACCTCGCCAAGTGGCAGGCCGTCATCGACACCAACCTCACCGGCACCTTCCTCACCATGCGCGACGCGGCCGAGGCCATGGTGAACGGCGGCTGGGAGGGCCTGCTGGTCCCGATCTCCTCCGTCAACAAGGTGGGCCAGGTCGGCCAGATCAACTACTCCTCCGCCAAGGTCGCCGATGCCCTGATGCCCAAGATCATCGTGGGCGAGTTCCTCATGCGCGGAATCCGCAACATCCGCTGCGTGGCCATCGCCCCCGGCTACACCGCGACCCCCATGCTGACCGGCATGAACCAGGATGCCCTCAAGGCCATCCTCGAGGACGTCCACCTCGGCCGCCTGGTGGCCCCCGAGGAGATCGCCTCGCTGATCGCCTACTGCGTCGAGAACCAGGCCCTGAACGCCACCACCATCGAGATCACCGGCGGCCTCTGCTACCCCAAGGGCATCGCCAAGTAG
- a CDS encoding thiolase C-terminal domain-containing protein → MSKASIIGAYNTAFGAFIKKDKATGLVTDTKTYYDLLIEAGRGAIADAGLEAKDIDAIYVGSCSPGSFINQEHVAPIAAEIHADLRFKPMTRCECACASSSVALYDAVYAIEAGRARHVLVIGVEKMNLLPTPQMTHVLACSSHWPSEGSRGMSFPMLFAEYAKGYQAHYKIPAEELEKMLWTAGALCYKNGAENPLAHVQNGPATVEAIMKLNELDAKGKCKNMMIAAPLRLHDCSLVTDGAAALVITQTANVTNKARAVEIAGIGHSAERLPENVRPNMHELMAGKDAVAKAFKEANITAADIDLAEVHDCFTINQILSTEALGLSVDGRGGYDYLDGRFTRDDQVAINLSGGLKSKGHPVGATGASMHALIYKQLIGEPIGVKAKKADIGVAFNVGGSAVTNCVTVLKKL, encoded by the coding sequence ATGAGCAAAGCCAGCATCATCGGTGCCTACAACACGGCATTCGGTGCATTCATCAAGAAGGACAAGGCCACCGGCCTGGTCACGGACACCAAGACCTACTACGACCTGCTGATCGAGGCCGGTCGCGGCGCCATCGCCGATGCCGGCCTGGAAGCGAAGGACATCGACGCCATCTACGTGGGCTCCTGCTCGCCGGGTTCCTTCATCAACCAGGAGCATGTGGCCCCCATTGCCGCCGAGATCCATGCGGACCTGCGCTTCAAGCCCATGACCCGCTGCGAGTGCGCCTGCGCCTCCAGCTCGGTGGCGCTCTACGACGCGGTCTACGCCATCGAGGCGGGCCGCGCCAGGCACGTGCTGGTCATCGGCGTGGAGAAGATGAACCTGCTGCCCACGCCGCAGATGACCCACGTGCTGGCCTGCTCCTCCCACTGGCCCAGCGAAGGCTCGCGCGGCATGTCCTTCCCCATGCTGTTCGCGGAGTATGCCAAGGGCTACCAGGCGCACTACAAGATCCCCGCCGAGGAGCTGGAGAAGATGCTCTGGACCGCCGGAGCGCTCTGCTACAAGAACGGCGCCGAGAACCCGCTGGCCCACGTCCAGAACGGCCCCGCGACCGTGGAGGCCATCATGAAGCTCAACGAGCTGGACGCGAAGGGCAAGTGCAAGAACATGATGATCGCCGCGCCCCTGCGCCTGCATGACTGCTCTCTGGTGACGGACGGCGCCGCCGCCCTGGTCATCACCCAGACGGCCAACGTCACCAACAAGGCCCGCGCCGTGGAGATCGCCGGCATCGGCCACTCGGCCGAGCGCCTGCCCGAGAACGTGCGCCCCAACATGCACGAGCTGATGGCCGGCAAGGATGCCGTGGCCAAGGCCTTCAAGGAAGCCAACATCACGGCCGCCGACATCGACCTGGCCGAGGTGCACGACTGCTTCACCATCAACCAGATCCTCTCCACCGAGGCGCTCGGCCTCTCCGTGGACGGCCGGGGCGGCTACGACTACCTGGACGGGCGGTTCACCCGCGACGACCAGGTGGCCATCAACCTCTCCGGCGGCCTGAAGTCCAAGGGGCACCCCGTGGGCGCCACCGGCGCCTCCATGCACGCCCTGATCTACAAGCAGCTCATCGGCGAGCCCATCGGCGTGAAGGCGAAGAAGGCCGACATCGGCGTGGCCTTCAACGTCGGGGGCTCCGCCGTCACCAACTGCGTCACCGTCCTGAAGAAGCTGTAG
- a CDS encoding MFS transporter, whose product MAIAASPAAPDQEHRQIVKVALASLIGTSIEWYDYFLYGTAAALVFNKIFFPSYDPIVGTLLAFATFSLGFLARPLGGIVFGHYGDKIGRKKMLYLTLMIMGLATACIGLLPTYSVIGIWAPVLLITMRLLQGFGLGGEWGGAVLMAVEHAPANRRGFYGSWPQLGAFIGLLLSTLVFRAANSMWFLRAETKEAANAAFITWGWRVPFLLSFLLVVVGIWIRMTIAESPVFEKLKDQKQEAKMPLIEAITKHPKNIFIAMGVRFAENGLFYVFTAFSLVYISTYLKVDRAVGLNGLLWAAFVAIFTCAGWGALSDKLGRRPVYMWGALFCGIMAFPFFWMLGTREPWIISMAIVIPVALGHAAMYGPQASFLSEMFSARVRYSGASLGYQLASIFAGGLSPLVATYLLKKGVEAGRAYTYIAYYMMLLVAITAVSVYFAKETHKDGIDA is encoded by the coding sequence GTGGCCATCGCAGCTTCCCCCGCCGCTCCAGACCAGGAGCACCGACAGATCGTGAAGGTGGCCCTCGCCAGCCTCATCGGCACGTCCATCGAGTGGTACGACTACTTCCTTTACGGAACCGCCGCGGCGCTGGTCTTCAACAAGATCTTCTTCCCCAGCTACGATCCCATCGTCGGCACCCTGCTGGCCTTCGCCACCTTCTCGCTGGGCTTCCTGGCCCGCCCCCTCGGCGGCATCGTGTTCGGCCACTACGGCGACAAGATCGGCCGCAAGAAGATGCTCTACCTGACCCTGATGATCATGGGCCTGGCCACGGCCTGCATCGGCCTGCTGCCCACCTACAGCGTCATCGGCATCTGGGCCCCCGTCCTCCTGATCACCATGCGCCTCCTGCAGGGCTTCGGCCTGGGCGGCGAGTGGGGCGGCGCGGTGCTGATGGCGGTGGAGCACGCGCCCGCCAACCGGCGCGGCTTCTACGGTTCCTGGCCCCAGCTGGGCGCCTTCATCGGCCTGCTGCTCTCCACCCTGGTCTTCCGCGCCGCCAACTCGATGTGGTTCCTCCGGGCAGAGACGAAGGAGGCTGCCAATGCCGCCTTCATCACCTGGGGCTGGCGCGTGCCCTTCCTGCTCAGCTTCCTCCTCGTCGTCGTGGGCATCTGGATCCGGATGACCATCGCCGAGTCCCCGGTCTTCGAGAAGCTGAAGGACCAGAAGCAGGAAGCCAAGATGCCCCTCATCGAGGCGATCACCAAGCACCCCAAGAACATCTTCATCGCCATGGGCGTCCGTTTCGCCGAGAACGGCCTCTTCTACGTCTTCACGGCCTTCTCGCTGGTCTACATCTCCACCTATCTCAAGGTGGACCGTGCCGTGGGCCTCAACGGCCTGCTCTGGGCCGCCTTCGTGGCCATCTTCACCTGCGCCGGCTGGGGCGCCCTGTCCGACAAGCTCGGCCGGCGTCCGGTCTACATGTGGGGCGCACTCTTCTGCGGCATCATGGCCTTCCCCTTCTTCTGGATGCTGGGCACCCGGGAGCCCTGGATCATCTCCATGGCCATCGTCATCCCCGTTGCCCTGGGCCATGCGGCCATGTATGGCCCGCAGGCGAGCTTCCTGTCCGAGATGTTCTCGGCCCGCGTCCGCTACAGTGGCGCCTCCCTGGGCTACCAGCTGGCCTCCATCTTCGCCGGCGGCCTCTCGCCGCTGGTGGCCACCTACCTCCTCAAGAAGGGCGTGGAAGCCGGCAGGGCCTATACCTACATTGCCTACTACATGATGCTGCTGGTGGCCATCACCGCCGTCTCGGTGTACTTCGCCAAGGAGACGCACAAGGACGGCATCGACGCCTAG